A region from the Flexibacter flexilis DSM 6793 genome encodes:
- a CDS encoding imelysin family protein, which yields MLKYTRLSALALASLLAFASCDKDDDGEKTYPLNEAQTKAYISNYANIVYANYTDAYNKALKLQQKVNAFVASPTQITFDSTKSAWLEARNYYGQTEAFRFYGGPIDSETGPEGLINAWPIDESYIDYVSGNDSAGVINKPTAFPNITKELLISLNEKDGETNISTGYHAIEFLLWGQDLTVGPGAGQRPYTDYVDNGTAKNQARRRQYLQVVTNLLVEHLATVLNDWKPNASNYRSDFETDAIYKSRFQDIVLGIASLSKGELAGERMYVAYDEKDREHEHSCFSDNTKNDIIANATGIQNVYLGYYKKADGTVIDGTGLDDIIKSVKPELAQSLTDKIAAGITAANALQNPFDQEFLDSNPAGRVRMKTCIDTYTAQGDLILDGAKLFGIKITLE from the coding sequence ATGCTAAAATATACGCGCCTTTCGGCCTTGGCTCTAGCCTCTTTACTTGCGTTTGCTTCTTGCGACAAAGACGACGACGGAGAAAAAACATACCCGCTCAACGAGGCACAAACCAAAGCCTACATCAGTAATTACGCCAATATCGTATATGCTAACTATACTGACGCTTATAACAAAGCCCTAAAGCTCCAACAAAAAGTAAATGCTTTTGTGGCTAGTCCTACGCAAATTACTTTTGACTCGACCAAAAGCGCGTGGCTCGAAGCTCGTAACTATTACGGACAAACAGAAGCATTCCGTTTTTATGGCGGCCCAATTGACAGCGAAACAGGCCCAGAAGGTCTTATCAACGCTTGGCCAATTGACGAATCGTACATTGATTATGTGTCAGGCAACGACTCGGCAGGTGTAATTAATAAACCAACAGCATTCCCGAACATTACGAAAGAATTGCTTATTTCGCTTAACGAAAAAGACGGCGAAACCAACATTAGCACGGGTTATCATGCCATCGAATTTTTATTGTGGGGACAAGATCTTACCGTAGGCCCTGGCGCAGGCCAACGCCCTTATACAGATTATGTGGACAATGGCACAGCAAAAAATCAAGCGCGTCGTCGTCAGTATTTGCAAGTGGTTACTAACTTATTAGTAGAGCACTTAGCTACGGTACTCAACGACTGGAAGCCAAATGCAAGCAATTATCGCAGTGATTTTGAAACAGATGCAATCTATAAATCTCGTTTCCAAGACATCGTGTTGGGAATTGCCAGCCTGAGCAAAGGCGAGTTGGCAGGCGAACGTATGTATGTGGCTTATGACGAAAAAGACCGCGAACACGAACATTCTTGTTTCAGCGACAATACAAAAAATGACATTATCGCCAACGCCACAGGCATCCAAAATGTTTATTTAGGTTATTACAAAAAAGCTGATGGCACAGTGATAGATGGCACAGGTTTGGACGATATTATCAAATCCGTAAAACCAGAATTAGCACAAAGCCTAACCGACAAAATCGCCGCAGGCATTACGGCTGCTAACGCACTTCAAAATCCTTTCGACCAAGAATTTTTGGACAGCAACCCAGCGGGTCGCGTGCGCATGAAAACTTGCATCGACACTTACACCGCTCAAGGCGATTTGATTCTGGACGGAGCAAAATTATTTGGTATCAAAATTACTTTGGAATAA
- a CDS encoding glycoside hydrolase family 3 N-terminal domain-containing protein — protein sequence MNLQSFNIKATAQALALGMLCLSQTAFAQNAQDAQIEKLISQMTLQEKVGQMAQITLDVIGKGKDRYSSFEPLALDTAELNKAILKYHVGSVLNTANNRARTPQVWHELINQMQAVATKKARLKIPIIYGIDAIHGTTYTAGATFFPQQIGQAATFNRNLVREGAEIAAYETRASGIRWNFSPVLDLGADPRFSRQWEGYGEDPYLGTALGLEAVKGYQGQLGQNGEIDAKHVAACLKHFLAYSAPASGKDRTPAYMSEQMLREYHLPAFKAAIEAGAATIMINSGLINNIPTHANYQILTKLLKEELNFKGLVVSDWGDIENLYRRDHIAANDKEAIMLAVNAGIDMSMIAYQYEVFCDNLVALVKEGKVKQERIDDAVRRVLRTKQQLGLFKNAVEKQKDYPKFADKTFQQAAYNTAAESITLLKNQNGVLPLAKNKKVFVTGPNANSMRTLNGGWSYSWQGEKVEDFAGQYNTILEAIQNEVGKANVQYAAGVSYKMTGSYYEEFADKLEEAVAQAAQSDVIVVCVGENSYTEKPGDLNDLYLSDLQTTLVQRLAATGKPVVVVLNEGRPRVISRFEQSVPAIVQAYLPGNFGGDAIADILFGDVNPSGKLPYNYPRYPNSVSTYYHKPSEEQKKAEGMYNYEADYNPQYEFGTGLSYTTFKYSNLQLSKNKLKVGESLSVSVDVTNTGTREGKETVLLYLSDKVASITPDVKRLKGFDKISLKPNETRKLTFTLSPAEMAFIGLDLKPTVEAGDFEVQVADQKAVFVCE from the coding sequence ATGAATTTGCAATCTTTCAATATAAAAGCTACTGCCCAAGCATTAGCCCTTGGAATGCTTTGTCTTTCCCAAACGGCTTTTGCACAAAATGCGCAGGACGCACAAATCGAAAAACTTATTAGCCAAATGACCCTACAAGAAAAAGTAGGACAAATGGCACAAATCACTTTGGATGTAATCGGCAAAGGAAAAGACCGCTATTCGAGCTTTGAACCGCTCGCGCTTGATACTGCCGAACTCAATAAAGCCATTCTCAAATATCACGTTGGTTCTGTTCTCAACACCGCCAACAACCGCGCCCGTACGCCACAAGTTTGGCACGAGCTTATCAATCAAATGCAGGCCGTTGCCACCAAAAAAGCACGCCTCAAAATACCTATCATTTACGGAATTGACGCCATACACGGCACTACATATACAGCGGGAGCTACGTTTTTCCCGCAACAAATAGGCCAAGCGGCCACTTTTAACCGCAATTTGGTGCGCGAAGGTGCAGAAATTGCTGCCTACGAAACCCGCGCCAGTGGCATCCGCTGGAACTTTTCGCCCGTGCTGGATTTGGGGGCAGACCCACGCTTTTCGCGCCAATGGGAAGGCTACGGCGAAGACCCGTATTTGGGTACGGCTTTAGGACTTGAAGCCGTAAAAGGCTATCAAGGACAACTTGGCCAAAATGGGGAAATTGATGCCAAACACGTGGCAGCCTGTCTCAAACATTTCTTGGCTTACTCTGCGCCTGCTTCGGGCAAAGACCGCACGCCTGCATATATGTCCGAACAAATGCTTCGCGAATATCATTTGCCAGCTTTTAAAGCGGCTATCGAAGCGGGAGCTGCTACGATTATGATTAATTCGGGGCTTATCAATAACATCCCGACGCATGCCAACTATCAGATTTTGACCAAATTATTGAAAGAGGAGCTAAATTTCAAAGGCTTGGTTGTGTCTGACTGGGGCGATATTGAAAACCTTTACCGCCGCGATCATATTGCCGCCAACGACAAAGAAGCTATTATGTTGGCTGTAAATGCGGGTATTGATATGTCCATGATTGCCTACCAATACGAAGTATTTTGCGATAATTTGGTGGCTTTGGTGAAAGAAGGTAAAGTAAAACAAGAACGCATAGACGATGCCGTACGCCGTGTTTTGCGTACAAAACAGCAGTTAGGTTTGTTCAAAAATGCCGTAGAAAAGCAAAAGGATTATCCAAAATTCGCGGATAAAACCTTCCAACAAGCGGCTTATAACACTGCTGCCGAGTCTATTACTTTGCTTAAAAACCAAAATGGCGTTTTGCCTTTGGCTAAAAATAAAAAAGTGTTCGTAACAGGGCCAAATGCTAATTCGATGCGCACGCTTAATGGCGGTTGGTCGTATTCGTGGCAGGGCGAAAAAGTAGAAGATTTCGCTGGCCAATACAATACTATTTTGGAAGCAATCCAGAACGAAGTAGGCAAAGCCAACGTGCAATATGCCGCAGGCGTGAGCTACAAAATGACGGGTTCTTATTACGAAGAATTTGCTGACAAACTTGAAGAAGCCGTAGCGCAAGCCGCCCAATCGGATGTGATTGTGGTGTGTGTGGGCGAAAATTCTTATACCGAAAAACCAGGTGATCTTAACGACTTGTATTTGTCGGACTTGCAAACAACGCTGGTGCAACGCCTCGCCGCTACGGGAAAACCTGTCGTGGTGGTACTTAACGAAGGCCGCCCGCGTGTGATTAGCCGTTTTGAGCAAAGCGTGCCAGCCATCGTGCAAGCCTATTTGCCCGGCAACTTTGGCGGTGATGCCATCGCAGATATTTTGTTTGGTGATGTGAATCCTTCGGGCAAATTACCATACAATTATCCTCGTTACCCAAATTCGGTTTCGACGTATTACCACAAGCCATCTGAAGAGCAGAAAAAAGCGGAAGGTATGTACAACTACGAAGCCGACTACAATCCGCAATACGAGTTTGGCACAGGTTTGAGCTATACTACTTTCAAATACAGCAACTTGCAATTGAGCAAAAACAAATTGAAAGTAGGAGAGAGCCTCAGCGTTTCGGTGGACGTAACCAACACAGGCACCCGCGAAGGCAAAGAAACCGTATTGCTGTATTTGTCCGACAAAGTGGCCAGCATTACGCCAGACGTGAAGCGTTTGAAAGGTTTTGATAAAATTTCGTTGAAACCAAATGAAACCCGCAAACTAACCTTTACGCTAAGCCCTGCGGAAATGGCATTTATTGGCCTCGACCTCAAACCAACCGTAGAAGCAGGAGACTTTGAAGTACAAGTAGCTGACCAAAAAGCAGTTTTTGTTTGTGAATAA
- a CDS encoding T9SS type B sorting domain-containing protein has product MSFFNFDKHTGQVSLRESIDYKALSPYSYPWGVSFSPNDSLIYVSMINTVYQYDRYATSLASSTVLLTIPDTNPYTWYNKHYGILQLAPNGRIYAAEARTTLYNSTGQPIGYTRGWLSEIRYPNRRGLACGLRDSVVQFREPYIFYASLPNCIDSDMGFGAAFVSVSSHHFCVGDSLRVQASMKGFSGDYAPQMQVWYSDSDSVLVQGYAATHTYTQAGQYTLRVRLWESCSGRYRDYTDSVEVLGCEPPRLSLSCLVSDTCGQSVGTVSYASIGGAVDSLRWDMDGDGVFEYVGEQAPLLHESRAGVRRVGLWCKNRYGRDTVHCELSFQPQDCSSYYFVPNVFTRNADGVNDRWELSSRGYGLERLWVYNRWGVRVHDLGAVGGLPPSSVLWDGGQQSAGVYFYVLELKESATGRKVQIKGTVELMR; this is encoded by the coding sequence TTGAGTTTTTTTAATTTTGATAAGCATACAGGGCAAGTGAGCTTGCGTGAGAGCATAGACTATAAAGCATTATCGCCGTACAGCTATCCATGGGGTGTATCTTTTTCGCCCAATGATTCACTCATTTATGTGAGCATGATTAACACCGTGTATCAGTACGATCGATATGCTACTTCTCTGGCAAGCAGTACAGTGCTGCTGACCATTCCAGATACCAATCCTTATACATGGTATAATAAACATTATGGCATATTACAATTAGCCCCTAATGGGCGTATTTATGCTGCTGAGGCGAGAACAACCTTATACAACAGTACAGGCCAACCAATAGGCTATACGCGGGGTTGGCTCAGTGAAATACGCTACCCCAATCGGCGTGGCTTGGCTTGTGGTCTGCGCGATAGCGTAGTACAGTTTAGAGAACCTTATATTTTCTATGCTAGCCTTCCCAACTGCATTGATAGTGATATGGGCTTTGGTGCCGCCTTTGTGAGCGTATCGTCCCATCATTTTTGTGTCGGGGATAGCCTGCGGGTACAAGCTAGCATGAAAGGTTTTTCGGGTGATTATGCCCCTCAGATGCAAGTATGGTATAGCGATTCGGATTCGGTATTGGTGCAAGGCTACGCCGCTACGCACACCTACACTCAGGCAGGCCAATATACGCTGCGTGTTCGGCTGTGGGAGTCATGCAGTGGGCGTTATCGGGACTATACGGACAGTGTAGAAGTGTTGGGTTGTGAGCCACCGCGTTTGTCCTTGTCCTGCTTGGTGTCTGATACTTGCGGCCAAAGTGTGGGGACGGTATCTTATGCCAGTATTGGGGGCGCGGTGGATAGCCTGCGTTGGGACATGGACGGCGATGGGGTTTTTGAGTATGTGGGAGAGCAAGCCCCCTTGCTGCATGAGTCCCGTGCGGGGGTTCGCCGTGTGGGTTTGTGGTGCAAAAATAGGTATGGCCGCGATACTGTGCATTGCGAACTGTCGTTTCAGCCACAGGATTGTAGTAGTTATTATTTTGTCCCGAATGTATTTACGCGCAATGCGGACGGCGTGAATGACCGTTGGGAGTTGAGCAGTCGGGGTTATGGCTTGGAGCGATTGTGGGTGTATAATCGTTGGGGTGTTCGGGTGCATGATTTAGGAGCGGTTGGTGGTTTGCCGCCTTCGTCTGTGTTATGGGATGGCGGTCAGCAAAGTGCAGGTGTTTACTTTTATGTATTGGAGCTAAAGGAATCAGCCACAGGTCGTAAGGTACAGATTAAAGGTACCGTAGAGTTGATGCGATGA
- a CDS encoding di-heme oxidoreductase family protein, with protein sequence MKKARIALLPLAAAVFASSILWACKDKESTNPDADEIFSGGSATVFDESENAFGHAAPNVSDNGQLTFTTGNSIFRSNWVTAPASVEALDGLGPLFNSKSCSGCHILDGRGKPPLSEGEPLSSMLIRLSVPGSTEHGEPKGEPNYGGQLSNSAILGVPAEGDVKITYDYINATFDDGKPYQLRKPKYEFINLGYGAMSANVMYSPRVAPQMQGLGLLEVVPEDQLVAMADPDDANRDGISGRPNRVWDAEQGKYRIGRLGWKANQPSMRQQVAGAFQGDLGISSSIFNAENHTSLQTACLNLPNGGTPELESSKLDKVTYYCQILAVPARRKTGEAAVIRGKALFTEIGCAKCHTTTLRTGASTDVPEFANQTIHPYTDLLLHDMGDGLADNRPDYEANGNEWRTPPLWGIGLIPTVNKHGFLLHDGRARNLEEAILWHGGEGETAQKKYKNLPETDRNAVIKFLEAL encoded by the coding sequence ATGAAAAAAGCAAGAATTGCCCTGCTGCCTTTGGCTGCTGCCGTGTTTGCAAGCAGTATTTTGTGGGCTTGTAAAGACAAAGAATCCACCAATCCCGATGCCGACGAGATTTTTTCGGGTGGTTCGGCTACCGTTTTTGACGAGTCGGAAAATGCCTTCGGGCACGCCGCTCCCAATGTGAGCGACAACGGACAACTTACTTTTACAACGGGCAATTCTATTTTTCGTTCCAATTGGGTAACTGCTCCCGCTTCGGTGGAAGCTCTCGACGGTTTGGGGCCTCTTTTCAACTCCAAATCTTGTTCGGGCTGTCATATTCTGGATGGGCGCGGCAAGCCGCCACTTTCGGAAGGCGAACCGCTTTCTTCTATGCTCATTCGTTTGAGCGTGCCAGGAAGCACCGAACACGGCGAACCGAAAGGCGAACCAAATTATGGCGGACAGTTGAGCAATTCAGCCATTTTGGGCGTGCCTGCCGAAGGCGACGTGAAAATTACTTACGATTATATCAACGCTACTTTCGACGACGGCAAGCCGTACCAATTGCGTAAACCTAAATATGAGTTTATTAATTTGGGTTATGGGGCAATGAGTGCCAACGTGATGTATTCGCCGCGCGTTGCACCACAAATGCAAGGTTTGGGCTTGTTGGAAGTAGTACCCGAAGACCAACTAGTAGCCATGGCCGACCCCGACGACGCGAACCGCGATGGCATTTCTGGCCGTCCGAACCGTGTTTGGGATGCCGAGCAAGGCAAATACCGCATCGGTCGCTTGGGCTGGAAAGCCAACCAACCTTCTATGCGACAACAAGTAGCAGGCGCATTTCAGGGCGATTTGGGCATTAGCTCCAGTATTTTTAATGCAGAAAATCATACAAGTTTGCAAACGGCTTGCCTGAATCTGCCAAACGGCGGAACGCCCGAATTGGAAAGTTCTAAATTGGATAAAGTAACGTATTACTGTCAGATTTTGGCCGTACCTGCCCGCCGCAAAACTGGCGAGGCGGCTGTAATTCGCGGAAAAGCATTGTTTACGGAAATAGGTTGCGCCAAATGCCATACCACAACCTTACGCACTGGCGCGAGTACGGACGTACCCGAATTTGCGAACCAAACCATTCACCCCTACACAGATTTGCTCTTGCACGACATGGGCGACGGCTTGGCGGACAATCGTCCTGACTACGAAGCCAACGGCAACGAGTGGCGCACTCCCCCACTCTGGGGCATTGGCCTTATCCCGACGGTGAACAAACACGGCTTTTTGTTACACGACGGCAGAGCCCGAAACCTCGAAGAAGCGATTTTGTGGCATGGTGGCGAAGGCGAAACAGCACAGAAGAAATACAAGAATTTGCCAGAAACTGACCGCAACGCCGTTATCAAGTTTTTGGAAGCATTATAA
- a CDS encoding SusC/RagA family TonB-linked outer membrane protein, which translates to MKKRVTLLLAMLLSIWSMAQAQDIVVTGKVVALDDNAPMPGINVVIKGTTNGTSTNAEGKYSITVTKGATLQFSFIGYETEEVVISDESQTTVDVKMNVNISTLQDVVVVGYGSQQKRDLSTAVVSVSTKDIEERPMIQAGQVLQGKAAGVQVTQPSGKPGSALSIRVRGATSMQAGNDPLYVVDGVPTTDIRDINTNDIESMQVLKDAASAAIYGARAANGVVIITTKRGTANQSSIDFGAYWGTSKIIKTIDVLNSRQYADLQNEMNAGSVPASLVDKYDTDWGKKVFRNGSIRNYQLSFRGGNEKTKYYVSGSSTQDIGIIKPAQYERYALRMNLDNQVKDWFKVTTNLTYSNVHSKNVKDNSNAGRNAVVLGALGAPPTMDVYEYDALGRRRFTSNPLKAGWDNPMAAIDGPSQGSVDNRLLGNVVADLKLYDGLSFKSNMGLDFFNHKYDYYVDYIQTTGGRTDHGYAEAEKSNSMTTLWENTLNYEKSFGKHTVNGLAGITRQENKWNQSWISAKDFPADSTVHTINAANVINDASTSESRWLLQSYIARANYNFDGKYYLNVNFRADGSSKLAKDHRWGYFPSASAAWRLSSEKFMESVTAVNDLKLRASWGQNGNQEGLGTYASYGLNGYSRITPTNPPSGPAINPPGYAPNADLKWETTTQTNIGLDLSVLNSRVTLSVDAYIKKTKDLLANVPLPSTTGLSYMPMNAGSIENKGLEFLISSHNIDNGVFTWKTDFNISFNRNKVTKLDLVPVYRDAEIENKGTVAIVKEGLPLGSFYGYVAEGVNPETGAMMYKDLDGNGEINDADRTVIGNAQPKFTYGINNELKYKNFTLSFLWQGSYGNDIFNASRIETEGMFDSKNQSTEVLRRWTTPGQITDIPKAGDQNNSRISTRFVEDGSFFRLKNLTLNYTFDKALLAKARMTRLSVYGTVQNLITFTKYNGFDPEVNAWGGSGTALGIDYGTYPQAKSFILGVNVSF; encoded by the coding sequence ATGAAAAAAAGAGTTACGCTACTTTTAGCGATGCTCCTAAGTATTTGGAGTATGGCACAAGCACAAGACATCGTTGTTACGGGCAAAGTGGTTGCGTTGGATGATAACGCACCGATGCCAGGCATCAACGTGGTAATTAAAGGAACTACCAACGGTACATCAACTAACGCAGAAGGTAAGTATAGCATTACGGTTACGAAGGGTGCTACACTTCAATTTTCATTCATTGGCTACGAAACAGAAGAAGTAGTGATTTCGGACGAGTCACAAACTACTGTAGATGTAAAAATGAATGTGAACATTTCTACACTACAAGACGTAGTAGTTGTAGGTTATGGCTCACAACAAAAACGCGATCTTTCGACGGCTGTTGTGTCTGTAAGCACAAAAGACATCGAAGAACGCCCAATGATTCAGGCAGGTCAAGTGTTGCAAGGTAAAGCGGCTGGTGTACAAGTAACACAACCATCTGGTAAGCCAGGTAGCGCGCTTTCGATTCGTGTACGTGGTGCTACGTCTATGCAAGCAGGTAACGATCCATTGTATGTAGTGGATGGCGTGCCTACCACAGACATCAGAGACATCAATACCAACGACATCGAAAGTATGCAAGTGCTTAAAGATGCCGCTTCGGCTGCTATCTACGGTGCTCGTGCTGCTAACGGTGTGGTGATTATCACTACAAAACGCGGTACTGCCAACCAATCATCTATTGATTTTGGTGCGTATTGGGGTACTTCTAAAATCATTAAAACAATTGATGTGTTAAACTCACGTCAGTATGCTGATTTGCAAAACGAAATGAACGCAGGTTCTGTTCCAGCTTCATTAGTAGATAAATATGATACAGATTGGGGCAAAAAAGTATTTAGAAATGGTTCGATTCGTAACTACCAATTGAGCTTTAGAGGTGGTAACGAAAAAACGAAATACTATGTTTCGGGTTCAAGCACACAGGACATCGGTATCATCAAACCTGCTCAATATGAGCGTTATGCGTTGAGAATGAACCTTGACAATCAAGTAAAAGATTGGTTCAAAGTAACAACCAACCTTACTTACTCGAATGTTCATAGCAAAAATGTAAAGGATAATTCTAATGCTGGCCGTAATGCGGTAGTATTGGGTGCTTTGGGTGCGCCTCCAACAATGGACGTGTACGAATATGATGCTTTGGGTCGTCGTCGTTTTACTTCTAATCCATTGAAAGCTGGTTGGGACAACCCAATGGCGGCTATTGATGGTCCTTCGCAAGGTTCGGTAGATAATCGTTTGCTTGGCAACGTAGTAGCAGATTTGAAACTATATGATGGTTTGAGCTTCAAATCAAATATGGGTTTAGATTTCTTTAATCACAAATATGATTATTATGTGGATTATATCCAGACTACAGGTGGCCGTACAGACCACGGTTATGCAGAAGCAGAGAAATCTAACAGCATGACTACTTTGTGGGAAAACACATTAAACTACGAAAAATCATTTGGCAAACATACTGTAAATGGTTTGGCTGGTATTACTCGTCAAGAGAACAAATGGAATCAGTCTTGGATTTCGGCTAAAGATTTCCCAGCAGATTCGACTGTTCATACCATCAACGCTGCTAACGTAATTAACGATGCTTCTACTTCTGAATCTCGTTGGTTATTACAATCTTATATTGCTCGTGCTAACTATAATTTTGATGGCAAATACTATTTGAACGTAAACTTCCGTGCGGACGGTTCGTCTAAATTGGCGAAAGATCACCGTTGGGGTTACTTCCCATCGGCATCGGCTGCTTGGCGTTTGTCTTCTGAAAAATTCATGGAAAGCGTAACGGCTGTGAATGATTTGAAACTTCGTGCAAGCTGGGGACAAAACGGTAACCAAGAAGGTTTGGGAACTTATGCGTCTTATGGTTTGAATGGTTATTCGCGTATTACGCCTACAAATCCTCCGTCTGGTCCAGCGATAAACCCTCCAGGCTACGCGCCAAACGCTGATCTGAAATGGGAAACAACAACACAAACAAACATTGGTTTGGATCTAAGTGTATTGAACTCACGTGTTACTTTGTCGGTAGATGCTTATATCAAAAAGACAAAAGATTTGTTGGCTAACGTGCCACTTCCAAGCACAACAGGTTTGAGCTATATGCCAATGAATGCTGGTAGCATCGAAAACAAAGGTCTTGAGTTTTTGATTTCATCTCATAACATTGATAATGGTGTTTTCACTTGGAAAACAGATTTCAACATTTCTTTCAACAGAAATAAAGTAACGAAACTTGATCTTGTACCAGTTTACCGTGATGCTGAAATCGAAAACAAAGGAACTGTAGCTATTGTTAAAGAAGGCTTGCCTCTTGGCTCATTCTATGGCTACGTTGCTGAAGGTGTAAATCCTGAAACAGGTGCAATGATGTACAAAGATTTGGACGGTAACGGTGAGATCAATGATGCAGACAGAACTGTGATCGGTAACGCTCAACCTAAATTTACTTACGGTATCAACAACGAATTGAAATACAAAAACTTCACACTTTCATTCTTGTGGCAAGGTTCTTACGGCAACGATATTTTCAATGCTTCACGCATCGAAACAGAAGGTATGTTTGATAGCAAAAATCAATCTACTGAAGTATTGCGTCGTTGGACTACACCAGGTCAAATCACTGACATTCCGAAAGCTGGCGATCAGAATAACTCAAGAATTTCTACTCGTTTTGTAGAAGATGGCTCATTCTTCCGTCTTAAAAACTTGACGTTGAACTATACTTTCGACAAAGCTTTGCTTGCTAAAGCGCGTATGACTCGTTTGTCTGTATATGGTACTGTACAAAACCTGATCACATTCACAAAGTATAATGGCTTTGACCCTGAAGTAAATGCTTGGGGTGGTAGCGGTACAGCATTGGGCATTGACTATGGTACATATCCACAGGCTAAATCTTTTATCTTGGGTGTAAATGTTTCGTTCTAA
- a CDS encoding RagB/SusD family nutrient uptake outer membrane protein — translation MKKTFKNSIYLFLAAALATGSITSCSDQLDLKPISNTTVGGSGQGTSGSAITDSSSAETALASAYSFFKTDGGEYYVLDLYNIGDSQSDNAYVGADNVAGFEWDEYRVTATNSWVARDWSYLYRHVARCNNVISRVPNITMDQTRKNQILAEAKTIRARAYFDLVRLFGDVPLIIDETPAVTLENLSKLYPARTPASQVYTQILKDLTEAETANLPQQANKQFVSNGAVCTMLAKVYATQGNWAKVNEYTDKVISQGYSLVSTFDHLWDGAHENSSEAIWELNFEDWSTGGNWGVGMFTGTDWKRFCNPSNDMIKAYIDEQDSVRSKSTITYIDNVHWVDKYLSVAHFPFFNKMRVQPTANTILYRLADVLLLKAEAQNELGNTSVAATYVDQVRSRAKLNPTTATTQSDMRLAIEKERRLELAFEGHRWFDLIRTGRAIPVMQAVKDGNGNSLNYVINQNKLVWPIPQNERDKNANLTQNAGY, via the coding sequence ATGAAAAAGACTTTCAAAAATTCAATATATCTTTTCTTGGCAGCAGCATTAGCGACGGGTTCTATCACGTCTTGCTCTGACCAACTTGACCTTAAGCCAATTTCCAATACAACTGTAGGTGGAAGTGGGCAAGGTACAAGCGGCTCGGCTATCACAGATAGCTCTTCTGCCGAAACAGCTTTGGCTTCAGCGTACTCATTCTTCAAAACAGATGGGGGCGAATATTATGTACTTGATCTTTATAATATTGGGGACTCTCAGTCAGATAACGCCTATGTTGGTGCTGACAACGTAGCAGGTTTTGAATGGGACGAATACAGAGTAACTGCCACAAACTCTTGGGTGGCTCGCGACTGGTCGTATTTGTACAGACATGTTGCGCGTTGTAACAACGTGATAAGCCGTGTGCCTAACATTACAATGGATCAGACGCGCAAAAACCAAATTTTGGCAGAAGCAAAAACGATCCGTGCAAGAGCTTATTTCGATTTGGTGCGTCTTTTTGGTGATGTGCCACTTATCATAGACGAAACGCCTGCTGTTACTCTAGAAAATCTTTCTAAGCTTTATCCTGCTCGCACCCCAGCGTCTCAAGTTTATACGCAGATTCTCAAAGATCTAACGGAAGCTGAAACCGCTAATTTACCACAACAGGCCAACAAACAATTTGTTTCTAATGGTGCTGTTTGTACGATGTTGGCTAAGGTATATGCCACACAAGGCAACTGGGCTAAGGTAAATGAATATACTGATAAAGTAATATCACAAGGCTATAGCTTAGTTTCTACCTTCGATCACTTATGGGACGGTGCTCACGAAAACTCGTCAGAGGCTATCTGGGAACTTAACTTTGAGGATTGGAGTACTGGCGGAAACTGGGGGGTTGGTATGTTTACTGGTACCGACTGGAAACGATTCTGTAACCCGTCTAATGATATGATTAAAGCGTATATCGACGAACAAGATTCTGTACGCTCCAAATCAACTATTACTTATATTGATAATGTACATTGGGTGGATAAATATTTGTCTGTGGCGCATTTTCCATTCTTTAACAAAATGCGTGTTCAGCCTACTGCTAACACTATTTTGTACCGTTTGGCTGATGTATTATTGTTAAAAGCGGAAGCCCAAAACGAATTAGGAAATACTTCTGTTGCTGCTACTTACGTAGATCAAGTGCGTAGCCGTGCTAAATTGAACCCAACTACAGCCACAACACAATCTGATATGCGTTTGGCTATCGAAAAAGAACGTCGTTTAGAGCTTGCTTTCGAAGGACATCGTTGGTTTGATTTGATACGTACTGGCCGCGCTATTCCTGTAATGCAGGCGGTTAAAGACGGCAACGGTAATTCGCTTAATTACGTTATCAACCAAAATAAATTGGTGTGGCCTATTCCACAAAATGAAAGAGATAAGAACGCTAACTTAACTCAAAATGCTGGCTACTAA